GGGTTGCAAGAGAGGGATATTATGCGGGAGGTTGTGCTGCATAATAAGTGCTCGCAACACCCGAACGTTTTGAGACTGATAGATTGTAACACTGTCGATGACTACATATACATAATCTTGGAGATGGCCGATGGTGGGGACCTTTTCGATAAGATTGAACCTGATCTTGGCGTAGACCTTTTAATCACACAGTTTTACTTCCAGCAACTGGTCAACGTCATCACGTACTTACATGAACAATGCGGTGTTGCCCACAGAGATATTAAACCGGAGAATATTCTGCTAGATAAGAGCGGGAACTTGAAATTAGCAGATTTTGGCCTCGCGTCGCAATTTAAAAGAAAGGACGGCACATGGAAGAGGTCTATGGACCAAAGGGGGTCCCCACCTTACTTGGCCCCAGAGATACTGTACTCTAAGAAACCATATTACGCCAATGTCACAGATATTTGGTCCATAGGCATCTTCACCTTCGTTCTGATCACGGGCGCTATCCCATGGGAGTTGCCCGCATGGGAGGATGTTAACTACTCATCGTTTCTGGAAAATGACGGGAATGTTGATATGGGACCATGGAAGAGAGTCGACATACAGCAGCTGAGTCTGTTGCGGAAAATCTTACAGCAAGATCCTTCAGAGAGAATCACATTGTCGAAATTGCGATCGCATCCCTGGTTCACACAGAAAAATAAACTTATGAACTCGAAGGGACTTTGTAATGACCCTGCTGCTTTAGCGAACAGACTTTTGTCAAGACTGAACGTGTCCCTCGATAACGGTAACTACAATACATCACTAACCCAAACTCTAGACTCTGCAACTAGGAGTGTGTCCCCACCACTGCCAACTGTATCCACACAGCCTGTATACAACGATGTGGCATATATCCAGACAGATTCCTTGCCGAATGACCAAAGATACCCAAATACCCAAAGGCCGTCTTCCCA
This sequence is a window from Huiozyma naganishii CBS 8797 chromosome 3, complete genome. Protein-coding genes within it:
- the CHK1 gene encoding serine/threonine protein kinase CHK1 (similar to Saccharomyces cerevisiae CHK1 (YBR274W); ancestral locus Anc_1.336); this encodes MELNSDLDRDSGALDATPKRQNNEIYKIIENSMRSSVLEVSRIHLLTVLVVFQVGMDDSGASEDVPPVGGLLMGETLGQGAFGCVKSASLEVDKNIVVAVKFIHMPTCNENGLQERDIMREVVLHNKCSQHPNVLRLIDCNTVDDYIYIILEMADGGDLFDKIEPDLGVDLLITQFYFQQLVNVITYLHEQCGVAHRDIKPENILLDKSGNLKLADFGLASQFKRKDGTWKRSMDQRGSPPYLAPEILYSKKPYYANVTDIWSIGIFTFVLITGAIPWELPAWEDVNYSSFLENDGNVDMGPWKRVDIQQLSLLRKILQQDPSERITLSKLRSHPWFTQKNKLMNSKGLCNDPAALANRLLSRLNVSLDNGNYNTSLTQTLDSATRSVSPPLPTVSTQPVYNDVAYIQTDSLPNDQRYPNTQRPSSQYYALHDELNYYSTQVDDTLLKYMENDYSTLQFQSQQNIRDKSLNALQFRPFKLTKFYSLEPMENLLPILEKALQLSGIKVTPDLYRFYQELLEKKNEDVFPLKINMKNFDSRGGKLVGFISIRRVKADLKSLEFVRKSGDPLEWRRLFKKIALFSRDIILIVK